In Candidatus Wallbacteria bacterium, a genomic segment contains:
- the hisS gene encoding histidine--tRNA ligase, producing the protein MITKPKGTNDILPGDSYRWHHLEEKIREITRCFGYREIRTPIFESTELFVRGVGDGTDIVEKEMYTFDDRGNRSMTLRPEGTASAVRSYIEHGLDKQEERCKLYYVGPMFRYERPQAGRFRQHYQFGLEIFGESSPWADVEIFSLINNLYKSLGLQNLSININSVGCRECRVHYMESLKKFLEINLKSLCEDCNRRYHKNPLRTLDCKNEGCHELLLEAPQSLSYICDDCKAHFEGVRHGLDILGIKYEIAPSLVRGLDYYTKTVFEFVSSSLGAQNAVGGGGRYDNLIKELGGPDIPAVGFAAGIERILLTMDADEVVIPDSDLIELRVIALDEKSLEVSFRLTQDLRKMGLKVDMDFRGKSLKAQLRSSDKRRELFALIIGENELRERKAKLKDLNHKKEFDVQLDDLALICKLIRG; encoded by the coding sequence ATGATCACGAAACCCAAGGGAACAAACGATATTTTACCCGGCGACAGTTATCGCTGGCATCATCTGGAAGAAAAGATAAGGGAGATAACCCGTTGTTTCGGTTACAGGGAAATCCGCACTCCGATTTTTGAATCCACAGAGCTTTTTGTCAGGGGTGTGGGTGACGGGACTGACATTGTGGAAAAGGAAATGTATACTTTTGACGACCGCGGCAATCGTTCCATGACTTTGAGACCAGAGGGTACGGCTTCGGCGGTCCGCAGCTACATCGAGCATGGCCTGGACAAGCAGGAGGAACGCTGCAAGCTCTATTACGTAGGTCCTATGTTCAGATACGAACGGCCCCAGGCCGGCAGATTCCGGCAGCATTATCAGTTTGGGCTTGAGATTTTCGGTGAATCTTCTCCCTGGGCGGATGTGGAGATTTTCTCACTGATCAACAACCTTTACAAATCCCTGGGCCTTCAGAATCTTTCCATTAACATCAATTCAGTGGGTTGCCGTGAATGCAGAGTGCATTACATGGAAAGCTTGAAGAAGTTCCTGGAGATCAATCTGAAATCTCTCTGTGAAGACTGCAACCGGAGGTATCATAAGAATCCGCTCAGGACACTGGATTGCAAGAACGAAGGCTGCCACGAGCTGCTGCTTGAAGCTCCCCAGTCCCTGTCATACATCTGTGATGACTGCAAGGCTCATTTTGAAGGTGTCAGGCATGGCCTGGACATTCTGGGCATCAAGTACGAGATCGCGCCTTCCCTTGTAAGAGGGCTGGATTATTATACCAAGACAGTGTTCGAATTCGTGTCCAGCTCCCTCGGCGCACAGAACGCAGTCGGGGGTGGGGGACGCTACGACAACCTGATCAAGGAACTGGGCGGTCCGGACATTCCGGCAGTCGGCTTCGCGGCCGGAATAGAGCGCATCCTGCTCACCATGGACGCCGACGAAGTGGTGATTCCAGACAGCGACCTGATCGAACTGAGGGTGATCGCCCTGGACGAGAAATCCCTGGAAGTCAGCTTTCGCCTGACCCAGGATCTTAGAAAAATGGGTTTAAAGGTGGATATGGATTTCAGAGGAAAAAGCCTGAAGGCTCAGCTGCGCAGTTCGGATAAGCGCAGAGAGTTGTTCGCCCTGATCATCGGGGAGAATGAGCTGCGCGAGCGCAAGGCCAAGCTTAAGGACCTCAATCACAAGAAAGAATTCGATGTGCAGCTGGACGATCTGGCCCTGATCTGCAAACTGATCAGAGGCTGA
- the aspS gene encoding aspartate--tRNA ligase, with the protein MIKRTQYCGEVTEKLIGKIVTVNGWVHKRRDLGSLIFILVRDRSGLVQVVFDPSDNETLCGSAAELSPEFVVSISGMVAARTPENVNPSMHTGKVEIRASGLEILNRSETPPFVIDERETASENVRLKYRYLDLRRPNLTRNMIFRSSFGHCLRDFLINEGFLEVETPIMIKSTPEGARDYLVPSRVQPGKFYALPQSPQLMKQLLMVAGMERYFQFSRCFRDEDLRADRQPEFTQIDLEMSFVDEEDVYELCEKLIVHGLEKACGRKVERPFLRLSYEEAIERFGSDKPDLRYGLEILDLAAEVAGSEFQVFQKVLEKKGKIGALALNPVNQYSRKNITEFEEILKKEYKIGGLAFVKVDSGKLDGGIAKFLSAEIQAKMIKKSGLQTGLIFIVADENHERACCSLGHLRKILADRENLITDKSALKFLWVNRFPLFELDDTGNYTPKHHIFSHPREEDMQFIESEPLKVHGKLYDMVLNGTELGSGSIRINHRELQKRMLNVIRMSDADAEIRFGFLLEAFKYGAPPHGGFAFGFDRLVMILLGETSIRDVVAFPKTASASCLMTGAPDSVDPKQLDELKISIKT; encoded by the coding sequence ATGATTAAACGGACTCAATATTGCGGAGAAGTGACTGAAAAGCTTATTGGTAAAATCGTGACTGTCAACGGCTGGGTGCATAAACGGCGTGACCTCGGCAGCCTGATTTTTATCCTTGTACGCGACAGATCCGGACTGGTTCAGGTTGTGTTCGACCCCTCGGACAATGAAACCCTGTGCGGAAGCGCAGCTGAACTCAGTCCGGAATTCGTAGTTTCCATTTCCGGCATGGTGGCAGCCAGGACCCCGGAAAATGTGAACCCTTCAATGCATACGGGTAAGGTCGAAATCAGAGCCTCAGGGCTTGAAATTCTTAACAGGAGCGAAACTCCGCCCTTCGTAATCGACGAACGGGAGACAGCCAGTGAAAATGTGCGGCTCAAATACCGTTACCTGGACTTGCGGCGACCCAATCTAACCAGGAACATGATTTTTCGTTCCAGTTTCGGGCATTGCCTGAGGGATTTCCTGATCAACGAGGGTTTCCTGGAAGTGGAAACTCCGATCATGATCAAAAGCACACCTGAAGGAGCCAGGGATTATCTTGTTCCCAGCCGCGTACAGCCCGGGAAATTTTATGCCCTGCCGCAGTCTCCGCAGCTCATGAAACAGCTGCTGATGGTTGCCGGCATGGAGCGTTACTTCCAGTTTTCCCGCTGCTTCCGCGATGAGGACCTGCGGGCCGACAGGCAGCCGGAATTCACCCAGATCGACCTGGAAATGAGCTTTGTGGACGAAGAGGATGTTTATGAACTGTGCGAAAAGCTGATTGTGCATGGACTGGAAAAGGCCTGTGGCCGGAAGGTGGAGCGGCCTTTCCTGCGCCTCTCATACGAAGAAGCCATCGAGCGTTTCGGTTCGGATAAGCCTGACCTGCGCTATGGGCTCGAAATCCTGGATCTGGCGGCTGAAGTGGCAGGATCTGAATTCCAGGTGTTCCAGAAGGTGCTGGAAAAGAAGGGGAAGATCGGAGCCCTGGCCTTGAATCCGGTAAATCAGTATTCGCGGAAAAACATCACTGAATTCGAGGAAATTTTAAAGAAAGAATACAAAATCGGCGGCCTGGCCTTTGTTAAAGTCGATTCAGGAAAACTGGACGGCGGCATTGCCAAATTCCTCTCAGCTGAGATCCAGGCGAAAATGATTAAAAAAAGCGGTCTCCAGACGGGTCTGATCTTCATAGTGGCTGATGAAAACCACGAGCGCGCCTGCTGCAGCCTCGGCCATCTGCGCAAAATCCTTGCAGACCGCGAGAACCTGATTACAGACAAGTCAGCGCTGAAATTTCTCTGGGTCAACCGTTTCCCGCTTTTTGAGCTGGATGACACAGGGAATTACACGCCCAAGCATCATATTTTCTCGCATCCGCGCGAAGAGGACATGCAGTTTATTGAATCCGAGCCATTGAAAGTGCACGGAAAGCTTTATGACATGGTGTTGAACGGGACTGAGCTCGGCTCAGGTTCGATCAGGATCAATCATCGTGAGTTACAGAAACGGATGCTGAATGTAATCCGCATGTCTGATGCAGACGCTGAAATCCGCTTTGGATTCCTGCTGGAAGCTTTCAAATACGGGGCTCCGCCCCACGGAGGGTTCGCCTTCGGCTTCGACCGGCTGGTGATGATTCTCTTAGGTGAGACGAGCATCCGCGATGTGGTAGCCTTCCCTAAGACAGCCTCAGCCTCCTGCCTGATGACAGGCGCACCGGATTCAGTTGACCCGAAGCAGCTGGATGAACTGAAGATCAGTATAAAAACCTGA
- a CDS encoding type II toxin-antitoxin system RelE/ParE family toxin, with translation MLFKFASNKLEELYYSGKGAKDYPCEIVRAFVKKVNAIKDASNENDLRKIRSLNFESMKGEKGKYSIRLNKSWRLIVSMTKNTLGKIVIILEIVNHYGD, from the coding sequence GTGCTGTTTAAATTCGCGTCAAATAAGCTTGAAGAGCTTTATTATTCCGGCAAAGGTGCAAAAGACTATCCTTGCGAAATCGTCAGAGCCTTTGTAAAAAAAGTAAATGCCATCAAGGACGCCAGCAATGAAAATGACCTCCGCAAGATCAGAAGCTTGAATTTTGAAAGCATGAAGGGCGAGAAAGGTAAGTATTCAATCAGGTTGAATAAAAGTTGGAGGCTGATCGTTTCAATGACCAAAAATACGCTGGGAAAAATCGTGATTATTCTTGAAATCGTAAATCATTACGGAGATTAA
- a CDS encoding HigA family addiction module antitoxin: MNNARPFIIIPPGEILKDELDERGWTQDEFADIIGRPIQVVNEIIKGKKAITPETAVLFSAALGTSADFWLNLENSFRLDLIFHEKQDRSDISLKARIFELAPVKEMVKRKWITGFTSTDELHTKILRFYDIPDLDQLKPLSARLRKAKTKYSSDPSIRAWQRKAEIEAEKLKVKKYSKALLSKLADKLALISGSTNDADTAAVPALLAETGVRFVLLPHLSKTSVDGAAFWIEGKFPVIAMTLRLDRKDNFWFTLLHEIAHLLNKDTRVDIDLYHQELDAVEIKANEFAANHLIPEEKYQEFLDETEPLFTRNRVKSFAEKIGVHPSIVVGRLQYDEKIPWSNLRNLMESIRPVFAKYITQ, translated from the coding sequence ATGAACAATGCCAGACCGTTTATTATTATTCCACCCGGAGAAATCCTGAAGGACGAACTTGACGAGCGCGGATGGACACAGGACGAATTTGCCGACATCATCGGCAGGCCGATCCAAGTCGTCAATGAAATCATCAAGGGGAAAAAAGCGATCACACCGGAAACTGCGGTATTATTCAGTGCGGCACTCGGCACTTCCGCGGATTTTTGGCTCAATCTTGAAAATTCCTTCCGTCTGGATTTGATTTTCCACGAGAAACAGGATCGTTCCGACATCTCGCTTAAAGCCAGAATTTTCGAGCTTGCTCCTGTAAAGGAAATGGTGAAGCGAAAATGGATCACGGGTTTCACTTCAACTGATGAACTGCACACAAAAATTTTGCGCTTTTACGATATCCCCGATTTAGATCAGTTGAAACCACTCTCTGCTCGTCTGCGCAAGGCTAAAACGAAGTATTCGTCCGATCCCTCAATCCGCGCCTGGCAGAGAAAAGCCGAGATCGAGGCTGAAAAACTCAAAGTAAAAAAATATTCTAAAGCCTTGCTCTCCAAACTTGCCGATAAACTTGCTTTGATCAGCGGATCAACAAACGATGCCGATACAGCCGCAGTACCGGCACTGCTCGCTGAGACCGGCGTCAGGTTCGTGCTTCTTCCCCATCTTTCCAAGACAAGCGTAGACGGCGCCGCTTTCTGGATCGAAGGCAAATTTCCAGTAATTGCCATGACTTTGAGACTGGATCGCAAAGATAATTTCTGGTTTACCCTGCTGCATGAAATAGCCCACTTACTCAACAAAGATACCAGAGTTGACATTGATCTTTATCATCAGGAGCTTGATGCCGTAGAAATTAAAGCCAACGAATTTGCTGCGAATCATTTGATTCCAGAAGAAAAGTATCAAGAGTTTCTTGATGAAACCGAACCCTTGTTCACCAGAAACAGAGTGAAGTCTTTTGCAGAAAAAATTGGCGTCCATCCATCGATCGTTGTTGGCCGCTTGCAGTATGATGAGAAAATCCCCTGGTCTAACCTGCGAAACCTTATGGAAAGCATTAGACCGGTTTTTGCGAAATATATAACTCAATGA
- a CDS encoding SprT family zinc-dependent metalloprotease has translation MKQKIEFIGNFPVICAELRTTFSLFRSSRRFSIGITINPEKGLSVTAPFCTSHEMILNVLKKKSTWIIKKIEDLACHKVANRETLQPGCRLKYLGREYVYSIEKIPENKLSRCKLSGKYLTVYLPRNLKPELTGETARDLLQKWYLNKAENCLQERCAFFSSVLKQYPSRIIIKEQKRRWGSCNAKGEIRFNWRIIMGSPELVDYIVVHELCHLKYRNHGKRFWQEVGKFLPDYLSRRKNLSTQGLGFQLSLE, from the coding sequence ATGAAACAAAAAATCGAATTTATCGGGAATTTTCCAGTTATATGCGCTGAACTTAGAACGACATTTTCGCTTTTCCGCAGCAGCCGCAGGTTCAGCATCGGCATTACGATAAATCCGGAAAAAGGACTGTCTGTAACAGCGCCTTTCTGTACTTCTCACGAAATGATTTTGAATGTTCTGAAAAAGAAATCAACCTGGATAATTAAAAAAATTGAGGACCTTGCCTGCCATAAAGTTGCAAACAGAGAAACTCTTCAACCAGGTTGCCGTCTTAAATACCTTGGGCGTGAATATGTTTATTCAATAGAGAAAATTCCTGAAAACAAGCTGTCAAGATGCAAACTTAGCGGTAAGTACCTGACCGTTTATTTACCCAGGAACTTGAAACCCGAACTAACAGGTGAAACCGCCAGGGATTTATTGCAAAAGTGGTATCTGAACAAAGCGGAAAACTGCCTGCAGGAAAGATGCGCGTTTTTTTCATCCGTGCTGAAACAGTATCCGTCGCGAATAATAATAAAGGAACAAAAAAGACGATGGGGCAGCTGCAATGCAAAAGGTGAAATCAGATTCAACTGGAGAATCATCATGGGCTCTCCTGAACTGGTTGATTATATTGTGGTGCATGAACTCTGTCATTTGAAATACAGAAATCACGGGAAGCGATTCTGGCAGGAAGTGGGAAAATTTCTACCGGATTACTTAAGCAGACGCAAAAATTTAAGCACACAAGGACTTGGATTCCAGCTTTCGCTGGAATGA
- a CDS encoding valine--tRNA ligase: MKTTEIPSKYQPEELEKKWYAFWMEGGYFKSRASADKKPFTIVIPPPNVTGILHMGHAFNNTLQDLIIRTRRMQGFEACWLPGTDHAGIATQNVVEKALAKEGKKREDLGRDAFIKRVWEWKKEHGGTIINQLKKLGCSCDWDRERFTMDEGLSRAVREAFCRLYEEGLIYRGYYLVNWCPRCTTAIADDEVEHEEINGAFYHVKYFFKDQPDKFIVIATTRPETMLGDTGVAVNPDDERYKDLIGRKLILPLVGRELPIIADKRVDLAFGTGALKVTPAHDINDYEIGQEHKLEFVSVMDEKARMNHKAGKYAGLDRYECRKRIVEDLTEQGFLIQTVPHLHSVGHCYRCHTAIEPRYSEQWFVKMKPLSVEALAVVNDGLVKFHPETWAKTYENWLNGIRDWCISRQIWWGHRIPVFYCDECKHTWASRVDDKKCPKCGTAEIHQDPDVLDTWFSSSLWPFSTFGWPDNTADLNYFYPTSTLSTGFDIIFFWVARMIMMGTKFMKDVPFRDVYIHALLRDEHGKKMSKSSGNAIDPVKLIEDYGTDALRFTMASLAIQGRDVNVSLKKIEGFRNFMNKLWNAHRYILMNLEGYREIELKKEELLLPDRWILSRLENTVATAEADFNSFRFSHSSQSLYEFLWDDFCDWYIEISKVSLASSDKQRKLVTQNVLYRVLARIITLLHPYTPFITEEIRENMGIAKPLIISEYPQVDQKYLDLEAEQRMAVVKEIVRASRNFRSEYQIPPQQLIRIMVKPENERILTLITDSRDYIISLTKCSTLETGLQIDRQGACGTQVVAGAVLYFPLEGLIDTNKEVTRLTRERELLLTELGRVDKKLNSDGFLAKAKPEVVTEQREKREELGKKLAQLEQNLTVLKK; encoded by the coding sequence ATGAAAACTACTGAAATACCTTCTAAATACCAGCCCGAGGAACTGGAGAAAAAATGGTACGCCTTCTGGATGGAAGGCGGCTATTTCAAATCCAGAGCCAGTGCGGATAAAAAACCCTTCACCATCGTGATCCCTCCGCCGAATGTCACAGGCATTCTCCACATGGGACACGCTTTCAACAACACTCTGCAGGATCTGATCATCAGAACCCGCAGAATGCAGGGTTTTGAGGCCTGCTGGCTGCCAGGCACAGACCACGCAGGGATCGCCACGCAAAATGTGGTGGAAAAGGCTCTGGCCAAAGAAGGAAAAAAGCGCGAGGACCTCGGCCGCGACGCTTTCATCAAGCGGGTCTGGGAATGGAAGAAAGAACATGGCGGGACCATCATCAATCAGCTCAAAAAGCTGGGCTGCTCCTGCGACTGGGATCGAGAGCGCTTCACCATGGACGAAGGACTGTCTCGTGCCGTGCGCGAAGCTTTCTGCAGACTCTATGAAGAGGGTCTGATCTACCGCGGCTATTATCTCGTGAACTGGTGCCCGCGCTGCACGACAGCCATCGCAGACGATGAAGTGGAACATGAGGAAATAAACGGCGCATTTTATCATGTAAAGTACTTTTTCAAGGACCAGCCGGATAAATTCATAGTGATCGCCACCACCAGGCCTGAGACGATGCTCGGAGATACTGGAGTGGCAGTGAATCCTGACGACGAGCGCTACAAAGACCTGATCGGCAGGAAACTGATTCTGCCGCTTGTGGGACGGGAACTTCCAATCATTGCGGACAAGCGGGTGGACCTGGCTTTCGGAACCGGCGCGCTCAAGGTGACGCCTGCCCACGACATCAATGACTATGAAATCGGACAGGAGCACAAGCTGGAGTTCGTCTCAGTAATGGATGAAAAAGCCAGGATGAATCACAAAGCAGGAAAATACGCCGGACTGGACAGATACGAGTGTCGAAAGCGGATTGTCGAAGATCTGACCGAACAGGGCTTCCTGATCCAGACTGTACCCCATTTACACTCAGTCGGCCACTGTTATCGCTGCCATACCGCGATCGAGCCCAGATACAGCGAACAGTGGTTCGTGAAGATGAAGCCGTTGTCCGTGGAAGCACTGGCAGTGGTGAATGACGGACTGGTAAAATTCCATCCTGAAACATGGGCTAAGACATATGAAAACTGGCTCAACGGCATCCGCGACTGGTGCATTTCCCGCCAGATCTGGTGGGGCCACAGGATCCCTGTATTCTATTGTGATGAATGCAAACACACCTGGGCGAGCCGGGTGGATGACAAAAAATGCCCGAAATGCGGGACAGCTGAAATTCATCAGGACCCTGATGTGCTGGATACCTGGTTTTCCTCGTCGCTCTGGCCTTTCTCTACATTCGGCTGGCCTGATAACACCGCGGATTTAAACTACTTTTATCCCACTTCCACCCTTTCCACAGGCTTTGACATCATTTTCTTCTGGGTGGCCCGCATGATCATGATGGGCACGAAATTCATGAAAGACGTGCCGTTCCGGGATGTTTACATCCATGCCCTGCTGCGCGACGAGCACGGGAAAAAAATGAGCAAATCTTCGGGCAACGCGATCGATCCTGTGAAACTGATCGAGGATTACGGAACAGACGCCCTGCGCTTCACAATGGCCTCGCTCGCCATCCAGGGACGGGACGTGAATGTATCGCTGAAAAAGATCGAAGGTTTCCGCAATTTCATGAACAAGCTCTGGAACGCCCATCGATACATTCTGATGAACCTGGAGGGTTACCGGGAAATCGAACTGAAAAAAGAGGAACTGCTGCTGCCAGACCGCTGGATTCTTTCCAGACTGGAAAACACAGTGGCTACAGCAGAAGCTGATTTCAATTCTTTCCGCTTTTCTCACTCCTCTCAGTCTCTCTATGAATTCCTCTGGGATGACTTCTGCGACTGGTACATTGAGATTTCCAAGGTTTCGCTCGCCTCCAGCGACAAGCAAAGAAAACTGGTCACACAGAATGTGCTCTATCGTGTGCTTGCAAGAATCATCACCCTGCTGCATCCATATACTCCGTTCATCACAGAGGAGATCAGGGAAAACATGGGGATAGCAAAACCGCTGATCATTTCAGAATATCCTCAGGTAGATCAGAAATATCTCGACTTAGAGGCTGAACAGCGGATGGCTGTAGTAAAAGAAATCGTGCGCGCCAGCAGGAATTTCCGCAGCGAATACCAGATCCCGCCTCAGCAGCTGATCAGGATCATGGTGAAACCTGAAAACGAGCGCATCCTGACCCTGATCACTGACAGCAGGGATTACATCATCTCACTGACAAAATGCTCAACCCTGGAAACCGGTCTCCAGATTGACCGGCAGGGCGCCTGCGGCACGCAGGTGGTGGCAGGTGCAGTTCTTTACTTTCCGTTGGAAGGCCTGATCGACACAAACAAAGAGGTCACCCGTCTCACCCGCGAGCGGGAACTGCTGCTGACTGAACTTGGGCGTGTGGATAAAAAACTCAATAGCGATGGCTTCCTCGCCAAAGCTAAGCCTGAAGTGGTGACCGAACAGAGGGAAAAGCGGGAGGAACTCGGGAAGAAACTGGCTCAATTGGAGCAGAATTTAACAGTACTGAAAAAGTAG
- a CDS encoding kelch repeat-containing protein, which produces MWVIGGYGEGAVNLNDVWSSADGITWIQFTANAAFSARHAHTSLVFNNKMWVIGGWDGTKCNNDVWSSSDGVTWIQITPNAAFPPRYLHSSVVFGNKMWVIGGTPWFGGSTSYNDVWYSTDGANWTQATPSAAFSKRYSHSSLVFNNKMWLIGGYDSTNYYNDVWYSSNGITWTQVQENAAFSRRSDHSNLVYDNKIWIIGGGLNYTGFTNDVWYSRDGATWTQVTPSAAFSPRDQHSSIVLNNRIWVIGGWNNATTCFSDVWTCRPSRF; this is translated from the coding sequence ATGTGGGTGATCGGAGGTTACGGAGAGGGTGCTGTAAATTTAAATGATGTATGGTCTTCTGCTGATGGGATCACCTGGATTCAGTTCACTGCAAATGCAGCTTTTTCTGCCAGACATGCTCATACCAGCCTGGTTTTTAACAATAAGATGTGGGTGATCGGTGGGTGGGACGGAACAAAATGTAATAACGACGTCTGGTCTTCCTCCGATGGTGTAACCTGGATCCAGATTACACCTAATGCGGCTTTTCCTCCAAGATACTTGCATTCCAGTGTGGTTTTTGGCAATAAAATGTGGGTGATCGGCGGGACCCCATGGTTTGGTGGTTCCACTTCATACAATGACGTCTGGTATTCTACTGACGGCGCTAACTGGACTCAAGCCACACCCAGTGCGGCTTTTTCCAAACGCTATAGTCATTCCAGCCTGGTTTTTAACAACAAGATGTGGTTGATTGGCGGATATGACAGCACTAATTATTATAATGATGTCTGGTATTCCAGTAACGGGATCACTTGGACCCAGGTCCAGGAAAATGCGGCTTTTTCCAGACGAAGTGATCATTCAAACCTGGTTTATGACAACAAGATCTGGATAATCGGCGGCGGACTTAACTATACAGGATTTACTAATGATGTTTGGTATTCCCGCGATGGTGCAACCTGGACCCAGGTCACGCCCAGTGCCGCTTTCAGTCCCAGAGATCAGCATAGCAGTATAGTTTTAAACAACAGAATATGGGTAATCGGGGGGTGGAATAATGCCACTACCTGTTTCAGCGATGTCTGGACATGCAGGCCATCGCGATTCTGA
- a CDS encoding transglycosylase SLT domain-containing protein: MKAIFLVFLLYFSGFCHAAIYSYRDSHGNVYITDKPQSEDYQILVTTSKQPRRLLSSKGYYTLMETGEKYQDSVALYSEKYELPPALVLAIIKAESNFDPKAVSKKGAMGLMQLMPVICEKCGVKDPYDPEQNVQGGTSYFSELLVRFKNVNLALAAYNAGPSRVIQYNGIPPYEETRNYVKKVNFYYKYYQQNGKNLKEIGLNSCFKDGFANYQKDNLGEAVRDFETVAVKYPNAPEVNYNLALAYDLKAEYSQAVVYYLKALSLDPFLKEAYYNLAIIYEKIGLNFKAISTWQKYMEFELNPDIIKEIKGYVKELIKVITQKSD; encoded by the coding sequence ATGAAAGCGATTTTCTTAGTGTTCCTTCTATATTTTAGCGGGTTCTGCCACGCAGCCATCTATAGCTATCGGGACAGCCACGGCAATGTCTATATCACCGACAAACCGCAGAGCGAAGACTATCAGATCCTGGTAACCACCAGCAAGCAGCCGCGCAGGCTGCTGAGCAGCAAAGGTTATTACACTCTGATGGAGACCGGCGAGAAGTACCAGGACAGCGTGGCCCTCTATTCCGAAAAGTACGAACTACCACCCGCGCTTGTGCTGGCGATCATCAAAGCAGAGTCCAATTTCGACCCAAAGGCGGTCTCCAAAAAGGGCGCGATGGGACTGATGCAACTGATGCCTGTGATCTGCGAAAAATGTGGAGTCAAGGACCCCTATGATCCTGAGCAGAATGTGCAGGGAGGCACCAGTTATTTCAGCGAGCTGCTTGTCCGCTTCAAGAATGTGAACCTGGCTCTGGCTGCATACAATGCAGGACCGTCCCGGGTGATTCAGTACAACGGGATTCCTCCTTATGAAGAAACAAGGAACTATGTCAAAAAAGTCAACTTCTATTACAAGTACTATCAGCAGAACGGGAAAAACTTGAAGGAAATCGGCCTCAACAGTTGCTTCAAGGATGGATTCGCAAATTATCAGAAGGATAACCTGGGCGAAGCGGTGCGGGATTTCGAAACAGTTGCCGTAAAGTATCCGAACGCTCCTGAGGTGAACTACAATCTGGCCCTGGCCTATGACCTGAAGGCGGAATATTCGCAGGCAGTCGTTTATTATCTCAAGGCACTCAGCCTGGACCCGTTCCTCAAGGAAGCCTATTACAACCTGGCCATCATCTATGAAAAAATCGGCTTGAACTTCAAGGCCATCTCCACCTGGCAGAAATACATGGAATTCGAATTAAATCCGGACATCATCAAGGAAATCAAAGGATATGTCAAGGAACTGATCAAGGTCATCACCCAGAAATCTGATTAA